From Paenibacillus sp. PK3_47, the proteins below share one genomic window:
- a CDS encoding aminoglycoside phosphotransferase family protein, with protein sequence MTQDEVLQGGNVNLVVRKENTVLRPTGYWSPSVHQLLKHLDKQNFEGAPRFLGIDESYREILTFISGEVPGNDYPDLEPYMWSDETLVGLARLLCRFHDATEGSTLMEKGKWQLSYSDDHDYEVICHNDAALYNVVFQKGIPVALIDFDMAGPGPRMWDIAYSIYTSVPLASFSPDYSSGKTIGYQADLHAMERSRRIRLFFESYGTPMPYDLHEWIIKRLTTMCDTLRNGASEGNLAFQKMVDEGHLAHYESEIQFVTDHFKDWI encoded by the coding sequence ATGACTCAGGACGAAGTATTACAGGGCGGAAATGTTAACCTCGTTGTCCGTAAGGAGAATACTGTTCTCCGCCCCACTGGTTATTGGAGTCCGTCTGTTCATCAGCTACTCAAACATTTAGACAAGCAAAACTTCGAGGGAGCACCAAGATTTCTGGGAATCGATGAATCTTATCGTGAAATATTAACATTCATTTCAGGGGAAGTTCCAGGAAACGATTACCCCGACCTTGAACCTTACATGTGGTCCGATGAAACACTTGTGGGTTTAGCACGCCTTTTATGCCGTTTCCATGATGCGACTGAAGGCTCTACTCTCATGGAGAAGGGAAAATGGCAGCTCAGTTATAGTGATGATCATGATTACGAAGTGATATGTCATAATGACGCTGCGTTGTACAATGTGGTCTTTCAAAAGGGGATTCCTGTGGCGCTGATTGATTTTGACATGGCTGGACCAGGTCCGCGTATGTGGGACATTGCGTACTCAATTTATACATCGGTTCCGCTTGCGAGCTTCTCACCTGACTATTCATCGGGAAAAACGATAGGGTACCAAGCAGATCTACACGCTATGGAGCGCAGCCGACGGATTCGTTTGTTTTTTGAATCGTATGGAACTCCCATGCCTTATGACCTGCATGAGTGGATTATCAAACGTTTGACTACTATGTGCGATACATTGAGGAATGGTGCCTCCGAAGGAAATCTTGCTTTTCAAAAGATGGTTGATGAAGGACACTTGGCTCACTATGAGAGCGAAATTCAATTTGTAACAGATCACTTCAAGGATTGGATATAG
- a CDS encoding ABC transporter substrate-binding protein: MQLLDHYIQLRKAIPDVSEAEALKITIPMLSQHLSCTMRNVNLLINRMKEQGWLEWYPERGRGRYSTLICHYPLRDAARVAFEDRVRSNRLDEALTLAQELPHHIRWDLFGGLRSGLGLYSLQSGGRQDTLRIPQDSPFVTLDPSRVALWGETGAAMEIYDRLVMYDPEGERLVQGLALAWEGNEEGTEWIFDLRKEVSFHNGKKLDAADVKYTFERILQDDSHPGLQLFSPILQVETEGERVVRFTLDGPQFMFPDILASVHASILPKDSDREAGFPIGTGPYQVTHHSDQILVLEAFPDYFKGRPDVDRVEMWQLNMPVKDLEDDAIRQRLFPDGQACVMEYQVKGGVYMTFNMKEPGPQQNPHFREAIAHIMNAEQLQLDMGREHTQVISGLVAGLSEYGAHQGDEREVEGEDDSLLLAKSCLQKSGYNGQELRVWLESGQQMEEDMGWFAERCAQVGVNIKLCPGDPAKAVHDPSELRGSALIYTGEVFSDYAALGALGMYLLGNSMFRMVMDAELLQEIDGDCRHIISSKSRNDRMQRLLQLEKGLIRNSLLIPLYGIREKHAYHPSLQNYRVTAYGLPDLRRLWVKQSRGRNNEEQRETEYYPAYIPLW; the protein is encoded by the coding sequence GTGCAATTGCTCGATCATTATATCCAGCTGCGAAAAGCGATTCCTGACGTATCCGAGGCGGAGGCGTTGAAAATTACGATTCCTATGCTCTCGCAGCATTTATCCTGCACCATGCGCAATGTAAACCTGCTCATCAACAGAATGAAGGAACAGGGATGGCTGGAATGGTATCCGGAACGGGGCCGCGGCAGGTATTCCACATTAATTTGCCATTATCCGCTTAGGGATGCGGCGAGAGTGGCTTTTGAAGACAGGGTAAGAAGTAACCGGCTGGACGAAGCGCTCACACTGGCTCAGGAGCTGCCGCACCACATTCGTTGGGACCTGTTCGGCGGCCTGCGTTCCGGTCTGGGGCTGTATTCATTACAGTCTGGCGGCCGCCAGGATACACTGCGTATTCCGCAGGATTCCCCTTTTGTTACACTTGACCCTTCCCGGGTGGCATTGTGGGGGGAAACCGGCGCTGCCATGGAAATTTATGACCGGCTGGTGATGTATGATCCGGAAGGCGAACGGCTGGTCCAGGGATTAGCACTTGCGTGGGAAGGCAATGAGGAGGGCACGGAGTGGATTTTTGACCTGCGCAAAGAAGTGTCCTTTCATAACGGAAAAAAGCTGGATGCAGCTGATGTAAAATATACCTTCGAACGCATACTCCAGGATGATAGTCATCCGGGGCTACAACTATTTTCACCCATTCTGCAAGTGGAGACAGAGGGTGAACGCGTGGTGCGTTTCACCTTGGACGGTCCTCAATTTATGTTTCCGGACATTTTAGCGTCTGTACATGCTTCTATTTTGCCAAAAGATTCTGATAGGGAAGCCGGGTTTCCCATTGGAACGGGGCCCTACCAGGTAACCCATCATTCTGACCAAATTCTTGTGCTTGAGGCTTTTCCTGATTACTTCAAGGGACGTCCCGATGTAGACCGTGTTGAGATGTGGCAGCTGAACATGCCAGTCAAAGATCTTGAAGATGACGCTATAAGGCAAAGATTGTTCCCCGACGGCCAAGCCTGTGTTATGGAATATCAGGTTAAGGGCGGCGTGTACATGACGTTTAATATGAAGGAGCCGGGTCCGCAGCAAAATCCCCATTTTCGGGAAGCTATCGCCCATATCATGAATGCAGAGCAGCTGCAGCTCGATATGGGACGGGAACATACACAAGTAATTAGCGGACTGGTTGCCGGTCTGAGTGAGTACGGTGCACACCAGGGTGATGAGCGAGAGGTAGAAGGTGAGGATGACAGTCTTCTTTTGGCTAAATCATGCTTGCAGAAAAGCGGATATAATGGCCAGGAACTGCGTGTCTGGTTAGAGTCAGGGCAGCAGATGGAGGAGGATATGGGGTGGTTCGCTGAGCGCTGTGCTCAGGTTGGTGTTAACATTAAACTCTGTCCGGGAGATCCTGCAAAGGCAGTCCATGATCCCAGTGAGCTGCGGGGAAGTGCACTAATCTATACCGGGGAAGTGTTCAGTGATTATGCAGCGCTTGGCGCACTTGGCATGTATTTGCTGGGAAATTCAATGTTCCGGATGGTGATGGATGCTGAGCTGTTGCAGGAAATCGATGGGGATTGCAGGCATATTATTTCATCCAAAAGCCGGAATGACCGTATGCAGCGGCTTCTTCAGCTGGAAAAAGGGCTGATCCGAAATTCACTGCTGATTCCGCTGTATGGCATACGGGAAAAGCACGCTTATCATCCGAGTCTGCAAAACTACCGGGTTACTGCATACGGGTTGCCGGATCTCCGGCGGTTATGGGTGAAACAGAGCAGGGGACGGAATAATGAAGAGCAGAGGGAAACTGAGTACTATCCTGCGTATATACCTTTGTGGTAG
- a CDS encoding GNAT family N-acetyltransferase: MIRAAKLEDRNDISVLLLQLGYPDTESFIKENMERLLADPNEELMVYEAEGRVIACISLHYIPQLGMRGDIASISYLVVDSSIRSKGIGKELEEFAAASAKKRGCISIQVHCHSRRIEAHKFYERQGFKEAPKYFSKRLTE; this comes from the coding sequence ATGATCAGAGCTGCAAAATTGGAGGACAGGAACGATATATCCGTATTATTGCTGCAGTTAGGCTACCCGGATACCGAATCTTTTATCAAAGAGAACATGGAGAGGCTTCTTGCTGACCCCAATGAAGAATTGATGGTTTATGAAGCTGAAGGTCGTGTGATTGCCTGTATTTCACTGCATTATATCCCGCAATTAGGGATGAGGGGAGATATCGCATCCATTAGCTACCTTGTTGTGGACTCCTCCATCAGAAGTAAAGGAATTGGAAAGGAATTAGAGGAATTTGCCGCTGCCTCCGCCAAGAAAAGGGGATGTATCAGTATCCAGGTTCATTGCCATTCGAGAAGAATAGAAGCTCATAAATTTTATGAGAGACAGGGTTTCAAGGAGGCGCCCAAGTATTTTTCAAAAAGGTTAACTGAATGA
- a CDS encoding TetR/AcrR family transcriptional regulator, translating to MARNKDFDTTQVLHKAMQIFGHYGYEGTSLQILLEGLGIARQSMYDTYGTKKELFVKAVRHYLNEKSSAVVVYLQQKQTVKQAIGSIFNEIVAALQDEDRRKECFILHSAIDQVPHNSDIALMFEKDKLMLEQAFYDALVRAQHEGEISEKKDLHAIAQYLYHSRYALTQVAKLTADPKALNNVAALTLSVLED from the coding sequence TTGGCAAGAAACAAGGATTTTGATACAACACAAGTTCTGCACAAAGCCATGCAAATTTTTGGACACTATGGCTATGAAGGTACTTCTCTGCAAATATTGCTCGAAGGTCTGGGTATCGCGCGCCAAAGCATGTATGATACCTATGGCACAAAGAAAGAACTGTTTGTTAAAGCTGTCCGTCATTATCTGAATGAAAAATCATCCGCAGTTGTTGTCTATTTGCAACAAAAGCAGACTGTTAAACAAGCTATCGGTTCCATTTTTAATGAAATTGTTGCAGCTCTGCAGGATGAGGATCGACGCAAAGAATGCTTTATTCTGCATAGTGCGATCGACCAGGTGCCGCATAATTCAGATATCGCATTGATGTTTGAAAAGGATAAATTAATGTTGGAACAGGCATTTTATGATGCATTAGTTCGTGCGCAGCATGAAGGCGAAATAAGCGAGAAGAAGGACTTGCATGCGATAGCTCAATATTTGTACCATTCGCGTTATGCCTTAACTCAAGTTGCAAAGCTGACCGCAGATCCTAAAGCATTAAATAATGTTGCAGCACTAACACTTTCTGTGTTGGAAGATTGA
- a CDS encoding MFS transporter, giving the protein MKFSDLHPNVRIRIITDFCTDFAHKSIMPFMAIYLTLRLGMEYAGLLMVIHVLCSMVSGLAAGYLSDLMGRKRLMVIAQTLQTCALFWLAAANSPWYDSVTLTCVMFLLSGISSGITAPVAHAMIVDVSTEKERQLVYGLQYWTINAAAAAGAVAGGLLFESYRFVLFAVVFAESLFTLFILVFLIRETHVPSPIQESGKTAPAAAFSAKDFVKTYIIVLKDRRFMLFLAATVLAFALEYQLDKFIAVRLRNEFHTTFLGRDLGGIQMLSLIITLNTVIVVLFALPLSRWLKRWNPLKLLTAGMVLYTAGFGLLGCSNYAMILIFAAVIMTVGELMYAPVRQTLLAGMVPDNSRATYLAVDGLSYHAASLLGSLGMIAGSWLSSPAMSGLFMIMGAVAILFFRKSGLYSNPASNHEVKVEY; this is encoded by the coding sequence ATGAAATTTTCAGACCTGCACCCTAATGTGCGCATTCGTATTATCACTGATTTTTGTACAGATTTTGCCCACAAATCCATCATGCCGTTCATGGCCATCTATCTTACTCTCCGGCTTGGAATGGAATATGCAGGCCTCCTAATGGTGATCCATGTTCTATGTTCTATGGTTTCAGGGCTCGCCGCCGGATATTTATCCGACCTGATGGGCCGTAAACGATTGATGGTTATCGCTCAAACCCTGCAGACCTGCGCGCTTTTCTGGCTGGCGGCGGCGAATTCACCCTGGTATGATTCCGTGACACTGACCTGTGTTATGTTTCTCCTCAGCGGCATCAGTTCAGGAATAACAGCCCCTGTAGCCCATGCCATGATTGTAGATGTGAGTACGGAAAAAGAGCGGCAGCTGGTGTACGGTCTTCAATATTGGACCATTAATGCAGCGGCAGCCGCCGGAGCAGTGGCAGGGGGACTGCTGTTTGAATCTTACCGCTTTGTCCTGTTCGCGGTTGTCTTTGCCGAGAGCCTGTTCACCCTATTCATTCTAGTGTTTCTCATTCGCGAGACTCACGTGCCCAGTCCAATCCAGGAATCCGGCAAGACCGCTCCAGCTGCTGCATTCAGCGCCAAAGATTTTGTGAAAACCTATATTATAGTACTTAAAGACCGCAGATTTATGCTCTTCCTTGCCGCAACAGTCCTTGCTTTTGCCCTCGAATACCAGCTCGATAAATTTATTGCGGTCAGGCTCCGGAACGAATTTCACACTACATTTCTTGGCCGGGATTTGGGCGGCATCCAGATGCTCAGTCTGATTATTACTCTGAATACGGTAATCGTAGTTCTCTTTGCCCTTCCTTTATCCCGGTGGTTAAAAAGGTGGAATCCTCTCAAGCTATTAACTGCAGGCATGGTTCTGTACACAGCAGGCTTCGGGTTATTAGGCTGCAGCAACTATGCTATGATCCTAATCTTCGCTGCAGTGATCATGACGGTTGGAGAGCTTATGTACGCTCCGGTCCGGCAAACCCTGCTTGCAGGCATGGTTCCCGATAACAGCCGTGCGACGTATCTTGCGGTGGACGGACTCAGCTATCACGCGGCCTCTTTGCTCGGCAGTCTGGGCATGATCGCAGGCTCTTGGCTTTCCTCCCCTGCCATGTCAGGATTATTTATGATCATGGGCGCGGTGGCTATTCTTTTTTTCCGCAAAAGCGGTTTATACTCCAACCCGGCTTCCAATCATGAGGTTAAGGTAGAGTACTGA
- a CDS encoding aldo/keto reductase, producing the protein MQQRRLGNEGLEVSAISLGTMMMPDNDESVRTIQGAMDLGVTMFDTADIYGEEYLLGRFGGNEKLLGRAVKDRRDQAVIASKFGMTHNQGLKGDPAYIKKSIDASLYSLGLDYIDLYYQHRPDPNIPIEEIIGAMSDLIKQGKIRYIGLSEAPADIIRRAHAVHPITAVETEYSLWSREVEDEILPVLKELQIGLVPYSPLGRGFLTGQIKKFEDLPEDDYRRYYPRFQGENFAKNIEVVALIEQMALRKGCTPAQLSLAWLLAQGEQIVPIPGTKHLDRVKENLGALQVQLTADDLEEIERISPKGVASGSRFGNF; encoded by the coding sequence ATGCAGCAAAGAAGACTAGGGAACGAAGGGCTTGAAGTTTCGGCAATCAGCCTCGGAACGATGATGATGCCTGACAACGATGAATCTGTGCGAACCATTCAAGGAGCTATGGATTTGGGCGTGACAATGTTTGATACCGCTGATATCTATGGGGAGGAATACCTGCTCGGTCGTTTCGGAGGAAATGAGAAGCTTCTCGGACGTGCTGTCAAAGACCGCCGGGATCAGGCCGTTATCGCCAGCAAGTTTGGAATGACGCATAATCAGGGGCTGAAAGGAGATCCCGCCTATATTAAAAAATCCATTGACGCCAGTCTTTACAGTCTTGGATTGGATTACATTGATCTCTATTACCAGCACCGTCCAGATCCGAATATCCCCATTGAAGAAATAATCGGTGCGATGTCAGATCTAATTAAACAAGGTAAAATCCGGTACATTGGGTTGTCAGAGGCACCAGCGGATATCATCCGGCGGGCTCATGCGGTTCATCCTATCACTGCAGTCGAAACAGAATATTCCCTATGGAGCCGTGAAGTGGAGGATGAAATCCTCCCGGTTCTAAAAGAACTGCAAATCGGTCTGGTCCCGTACAGCCCTCTGGGCCGCGGCTTTTTAACCGGTCAGATTAAAAAATTCGAGGATTTGCCGGAAGATGATTACCGGAGATACTACCCGAGGTTCCAAGGCGAGAATTTTGCAAAAAACATTGAAGTCGTCGCCCTTATCGAACAAATGGCTCTTCGTAAAGGCTGCACACCTGCTCAGCTGAGTCTGGCTTGGCTTCTGGCGCAGGGTGAGCAGATCGTTCCGATTCCGGGGACTAAGCATTTGGATCGTGTGAAAGAAAATTTGGGTGCATTACAAGTACAGCTAACAGCGGACGATTTGGAAGAAATTGAACGCATCTCTCCCAAGGGAGTCGCATCAGGCAGCCGTTTCGGTAATTTCTAA
- a CDS encoding NmrA family NAD(P)-binding protein has translation MKNPQRNILITGGKGKTGIRLAKELDKLGYPYMKTHRNPISITDPLKEVHFDWYDSSTFLPALQNVERVYLVAPVGDKDPIIVMQPFIDLALKQGVKRFVLLSSASIPEDGPVFGPVHQYLKKVAPEWTVLRPSYFMQNFTEGQHAVTISQEDLIVSSAGQGKIGFVAAEDIAGVALRALIDEESHNTDLIITGPESLSYGDVSQIISAVTGRKVRHNSITDDQLTNGWIAAGLSKDYAEFMTNLDRRIREEGTEDIVTDTVVRLTGKEPISFHQFANEHISIWK, from the coding sequence ATGAAGAACCCTCAACGAAACATACTTATAACAGGCGGAAAAGGAAAAACAGGAATAAGACTTGCGAAGGAGCTGGATAAACTAGGATATCCTTATATGAAGACTCATAGAAATCCGATCTCTATTACAGACCCATTGAAAGAAGTCCATTTTGACTGGTATGACAGCTCTACATTTCTTCCGGCCTTACAAAATGTCGAACGGGTCTATCTGGTAGCACCTGTCGGTGACAAAGACCCTATCATAGTCATGCAGCCTTTTATTGATTTAGCTTTAAAACAGGGAGTCAAACGGTTTGTATTGCTGAGCAGTGCATCCATACCTGAAGATGGGCCGGTTTTTGGGCCTGTTCATCAATATTTGAAAAAAGTAGCCCCTGAATGGACGGTTCTCAGGCCTTCCTATTTCATGCAAAATTTCACGGAAGGGCAGCATGCCGTAACTATATCTCAAGAAGATTTGATTGTTAGCTCTGCAGGTCAAGGCAAAATAGGATTTGTTGCAGCGGAAGACATCGCTGGAGTGGCTTTAAGAGCGCTTATCGATGAAGAATCCCATAATACTGACCTCATTATCACAGGTCCAGAATCACTCTCATACGGTGATGTAAGTCAAATTATTAGCGCGGTTACAGGGAGGAAAGTACGCCACAACTCAATTACAGATGATCAATTGACCAATGGGTGGATAGCAGCAGGGTTAAGCAAGGACTACGCTGAGTTCATGACGAACTTGGACCGGAGAATCCGAGAGGAAGGTACAGAAGATATAGTCACGGATACCGTAGTAAGACTGACTGGAAAAGAGCCTATCTCATTTCATCAATTTGCAAACGAGCATATCAGCATTTGGAAATAG
- a CDS encoding MFS transporter, protein MNPTRFKGVALLILAISQLMLALDYTIIFVAMPSLGSELGFSASNLQWVVSAYSLIFGGFLLIGGRLSDLMGRRRMFIVAMGLFGLGSLLGGVSDSQIMLIAARGLQGLGGAMLSPATLSLIMSNFEEGAERNRAMGVWASMGGVGMSLGLLLGGILTSYVGWESIFLVNVPVAVLSMVLAPIVLAESKIKTQSKQYDVAGSISVTAAMLLIVYYLVQAPVDGWFSVYTWPFAVLGILLLVVFIFIEQRSREPLLKFKLFRNRNLTGGALTAFLFSASFGSLYYFLTLYTQGVLHYSAIESGLSFLPLTISAFLGARLINRMLSYAGVSGTIAIGMGLGALGFLLLTLISPSGNTWGIIPGTIVVGVGQALVFTTMFIAGGTGIEPKDQGVASAIISTGQQIGGAIGLAVIMAIISARLGFDTSLESMPAADLNSAIHTSFFISAGITLLGILTAFLVLKSTNKEMKI, encoded by the coding sequence ATGAATCCTACGCGTTTTAAGGGTGTTGCTTTATTAATTCTTGCCATTTCACAGCTGATGCTGGCACTCGATTATACGATTATTTTTGTTGCCATGCCTTCATTAGGCAGTGAGTTGGGATTTTCTGCAAGCAATCTGCAATGGGTTGTTAGTGCGTATTCTCTTATATTTGGCGGTTTTCTGCTCATCGGGGGACGTCTATCAGATCTTATGGGGCGTCGGCGGATGTTTATAGTGGCTATGGGCTTGTTTGGCTTAGGATCATTATTGGGAGGTGTGTCTGATTCTCAAATCATGCTAATAGCTGCCAGAGGTCTTCAGGGGTTAGGGGGAGCGATGTTATCACCAGCTACTCTATCGCTGATTATGTCTAATTTTGAGGAAGGGGCAGAACGTAATCGTGCGATGGGGGTGTGGGCCTCTATGGGTGGAGTAGGCATGTCTCTAGGCTTGTTACTCGGCGGGATTCTTACCAGTTACGTCGGATGGGAATCGATATTCCTTGTGAACGTACCGGTTGCAGTATTATCCATGGTTCTGGCTCCAATTGTATTAGCAGAAAGCAAAATAAAAACTCAATCAAAGCAATATGACGTAGCAGGTTCAATATCTGTGACCGCAGCAATGCTGCTGATCGTTTACTATTTAGTGCAAGCTCCCGTTGACGGATGGTTCAGTGTATATACATGGCCCTTTGCTGTACTTGGTATCTTACTGCTTGTAGTCTTCATTTTCATTGAACAACGTTCCAGGGAGCCTTTACTTAAGTTTAAGTTGTTTCGTAACCGGAATTTGACCGGAGGGGCTTTGACTGCCTTTTTGTTCTCGGCTTCCTTCGGATCATTATATTACTTCTTGACTCTTTATACGCAAGGGGTGCTGCATTATTCTGCCATTGAATCAGGATTAAGCTTTTTGCCTTTAACCATAAGTGCTTTTCTGGGGGCAAGGCTGATAAACCGGATGCTGTCTTACGCTGGTGTTTCCGGTACGATTGCAATAGGTATGGGCTTAGGGGCATTGGGCTTCCTGCTGCTTACTCTAATCTCACCCTCCGGAAATACATGGGGAATCATTCCAGGTACAATTGTGGTCGGAGTAGGTCAAGCTCTTGTATTCACCACGATGTTTATTGCAGGAGGAACAGGAATTGAACCTAAGGATCAAGGGGTGGCATCGGCAATTATTTCTACGGGACAGCAAATTGGTGGTGCTATTGGGCTCGCCGTAATTATGGCCATAATCTCAGCAAGGCTGGGCTTTGACACATCACTGGAATCGATGCCGGCTGCAGATTTGAATTCGGCTATCCATACCTCATTCTTTATTTCAGCCGGCATTACACTGTTGGGCATACTCACAGCCTTCCTAGTGCTCAAATCAACTAATAAGGAGATGAAGATATGA
- a CDS encoding MerR family transcriptional regulator, whose protein sequence is MAYTVKDISTKTGITAHTLRFYEKKGVLPYAERTENGVRIYDESSIEWIETILALRSTGISLEELKEYVELFKEGDSTLLQRKELLNNHKVKVEEQLQQLINTLGRINYKMALFDVQLEQLERSSCTL, encoded by the coding sequence ATGGCCTATACCGTTAAAGACATTTCAACAAAAACAGGCATTACAGCGCACACCCTGCGTTTCTATGAGAAGAAAGGAGTCCTGCCCTACGCAGAAAGAACAGAAAATGGAGTCCGGATATATGACGAATCGAGTATTGAGTGGATCGAAACCATTTTAGCCCTGCGTTCAACGGGCATCTCCTTAGAGGAATTGAAAGAATACGTAGAATTGTTTAAAGAAGGCGATAGCACCCTTTTACAACGAAAAGAGTTATTGAATAATCACAAAGTAAAAGTCGAGGAACAGCTGCAGCAATTAATTAATACCCTGGGAAGAATTAATTATAAGATGGCTTTGTTTGATGTACAATTGGAGCAATTGGAGAGGTCATCCTGCACATTATGA
- a CDS encoding GNAT family N-acetyltransferase produces the protein MYSNENIDVELNLIYDYKNNKVYRDSFNQLANLVFGINFEVWYQKGFWDDRYICYSFISDHVVIANVSVSKMDLIINGVIKKAIQIGTVMTHPDFRGKGLSGKLMRHVLNIYEQDCDIFFLFANRTVLDFYPRFGFEAFGESKFKLEFHPTPKADTALRKLKYSSKEDLEFMRKMVLSRRPISEQFAVSNDLGLFMFYAITVFPESIYYSQEDDAIIVYQQEGHTLNLYDIVSQCEVDLNRILNRIANEQTKYIQFHFTPDQIPEEAQYEWVDSNGDLLFIKADFVLEKNLKICVPILAHA, from the coding sequence GTGTATTCTAATGAAAATATAGATGTTGAGCTAAACCTAATTTACGATTATAAAAATAATAAAGTTTACAGAGATAGTTTTAATCAACTGGCAAATTTGGTTTTTGGCATCAATTTTGAAGTATGGTATCAGAAAGGATTCTGGGATGATCGTTACATATGCTACTCTTTCATCAGTGATCATGTAGTGATTGCCAATGTTTCCGTTAGCAAAATGGACCTGATAATAAACGGAGTAATTAAAAAAGCGATTCAAATTGGAACGGTTATGACACATCCCGATTTTAGGGGGAAAGGACTTTCTGGAAAATTGATGAGGCATGTTCTAAATATTTATGAGCAGGATTGTGATATTTTCTTTTTATTTGCTAATCGCACTGTACTTGATTTTTATCCAAGATTCGGGTTTGAAGCCTTTGGTGAATCAAAGTTCAAACTTGAATTTCATCCCACACCAAAAGCGGATACTGCCTTACGTAAGTTGAAATATTCCAGCAAAGAAGACTTAGAATTTATGAGAAAAATGGTTTTATCCCGTAGACCTATTTCGGAACAATTTGCTGTTAGTAATGACCTGGGGCTCTTTATGTTTTACGCTATAACAGTATTTCCTGAATCCATATATTATTCGCAAGAGGACGATGCGATTATAGTATACCAACAAGAAGGTCATACACTAAATCTATACGATATAGTCAGTCAATGTGAAGTTGACTTAAATCGGATATTAAATCGCATTGCCAATGAGCAAACCAAATATATTCAATTTCATTTCACACCAGATCAAATTCCTGAGGAAGCACAGTATGAATGGGTGGATAGTAATGGTGACTTGCTATTTATAAAAGCTGACTTTGTCTTAGAAAAAAATTTAAAAATCTGTGTGCCTATATTAGCACATGCTTGA